One genomic region from Xenopus laevis strain J_2021 chromosome 2L, Xenopus_laevis_v10.1, whole genome shotgun sequence encodes:
- the rnd1.L gene encoding Rho family GTPase 1 L homeolog: MKERRNPQPAVVRCKLVLVGDVHCGKTAMLQVLAKDCYPETYVPTVFENYTASLETEEQRVELSLWDTSGSPYYDNVRPLCYSDSDAVLLCFDISRPESLDSAMKKWKSEITDYCPNTRILLIGCKTDLRTDLSTIMELSNQKQAPVSYEQGCAVAKQLGAENYLECSAFTSEKSVHSIFRAASSLCVNKASPASRKSPVRSLSKRLLNLPSRSEIISSTFKKEKAKSCCLM, encoded by the exons ATGAAGGAACGAAGGAACCCACAGCCCGCCGTAGTGAGGTGCAAGCTGGTTTTGGTGGGAGATGTTCACTGTGGGAAGACAGCAATGCTGCAAGTGTTGGCTAAGGATTGTTACCCCGAG ACCTATGTACCTACAGTATTTGAAAATTACACAGCCAGTTTGGAGACAGAGGAACAGCGTGTGGAGCTCAGCCTGTGGGacacttcag GGTCTCCTTATTATGATAATGTCCGGCCTCTGTGCTACAGTGACTCTGATGCAGTACTACTCTGTTTTGACATCAGTCGGCCAGAGAGTCTGGATAGTGCTATGAAGAAG TGGAAATCAGAGATCACAGACTATTGCCCCAACACAAGAATACTCCTGATTGGATGCAAAACAGACTTACGCACTGACCTCAGCACAATCATGGAACTATCAAACCAGAAACAAGCACCAGTATCTTATGAGCAG GGCTGTGCTGTTGCAAAGCAGTTGGGTGCAGAAAATTACCTTGAGTGCTCCGCCTTCACATCAGAAAAAAGTGTGCACAGTATATTCCGGGCAGCATCTTCCTTATGTGTGAACAAAGCTTCTCCAGCCAGTCGCAAGAGCCCAGTCCGGAGCCTATCTAAGAGACTGCTAAATTTGCCAAGCCGTTCTGAGATAATTTCTTCCACCTTCAAGAAAGAGAAGGCCAAAAGCTGCTGTTTGATGTAG